One segment of Agromyces albus DNA contains the following:
- a CDS encoding YlxR family protein yields the protein MEPVRTCIGCRSRSPRSSLLRVVVQDSHVVADASAVLPGRGAWLHPTLECYHLAVRRRAFGRALRMTGEVDTSNVENRLNG from the coding sequence ATGGAACCCGTCAGAACGTGCATCGGATGCCGTTCGCGCTCCCCGCGGTCCTCCCTGTTGAGGGTCGTCGTCCAAGATTCCCACGTCGTCGCAGATGCTTCGGCCGTGCTTCCGGGCAGGGGTGCGTGGCTGCATCCGACACTCGAGTGCTACCACCTCGCCGTGCGGCGACGCGCCTTCGGGCGTGCGCTCCGCATGACCGGCGAAGTGGACACCAGCAATGTAGAGAACAGGCTGAACGGCTAA
- the infB gene encoding translation initiation factor IF-2 — MAAKPRVHEIASELGVDSKIALEKLKEMGEYVKGPSSSIEPPVARRLKAALEGAGKAGTPAKAAPAPAPAPAVKPGPKPAPKPAPEEVVEAPVVDVPMTVAERQAQAEQKAAQAAAEKASETPAAPAAPEAPEASDAVKPATPKPAGVVPRPAPRPASARPGNNPFSSSQGMGSRPAQPRPGNNPFSSSQGMGQRPSPSPGNIPRPQAPRPGSPRPGAPRPAGAGGRPGGGGGFQRPGGAGAGAGAGARPGGAGGGFQRPGGGTGFGPPRPAGGGGGRGRGPGGGTAGAFGRGGGKSKARKSKRTKRQEFEMREAPSLGGVSVPRGDGNTVIRLRRGASISDFADKIDANPGSLVTVLFHLGEMATATESLDEATFQVLGEELGYKIQVVSPEDEDRELLEGFDIDLDQELEDETDEELEQRPPVVTVMGHVDHGKTRLLDAIRNANVVAGEAGGITQHIGAYQVRTEHESRERAITFIDTPGHEAFTAMRARGAQVTDIAILVVAADDGIMPQTVEALNHAQSANVPIVVAVNKIDKPDANPGKVRQQLTEFGLVAEEYGGDVMFVDVSARENIGIQDLLDAVLLTADAGLDLRANPNKDARGVAIEAKLDKGRGAVATVLIQSGTLRVGDAIVAGTAYGRVRAMADENGDAVLEATPARPVQVQGLSSVPRAGDTFLVTEDDRTARQIAEKREAAQRNAQLAKARKRISLEDFTRALEEGKVEALNLIIKGDVSGAVEALEESLMKIEVDDSVQLRILHRGVGAVTESDIDLATIDNAIVIGFNVRPDVKARERAAREGVDVRFYSVIYNAIDDIENSLKGMLKPEFEEVQSGVAEIREVFRSSKFGNIAGVIVRSGTITRNAKARVIRDGVVVGDSLAIESLRRFKDDVTEVRTDFEAGIGLGKFNDIQVGDEIETIEMREKPRV; from the coding sequence GTGGCTGCCAAACCACGCGTACACGAGATCGCAAGCGAACTCGGTGTCGATAGCAAGATCGCCCTTGAGAAGCTCAAGGAGATGGGCGAGTACGTCAAGGGACCGTCGTCCTCGATCGAACCTCCCGTCGCGCGCCGCCTGAAGGCTGCGCTCGAAGGAGCCGGCAAGGCCGGCACCCCCGCGAAGGCGGCACCGGCACCGGCGCCCGCCCCTGCGGTCAAGCCCGGTCCGAAGCCGGCACCCAAGCCCGCGCCCGAAGAGGTCGTCGAGGCCCCGGTCGTCGACGTCCCCATGACGGTGGCGGAGCGCCAGGCGCAGGCCGAGCAGAAGGCCGCGCAAGCGGCAGCCGAGAAGGCCTCCGAGACGCCGGCAGCACCTGCCGCGCCTGAGGCCCCTGAAGCCTCCGATGCCGTGAAGCCGGCGACCCCGAAGCCTGCGGGCGTGGTTCCGCGTCCGGCACCGCGTCCTGCATCCGCGCGTCCCGGCAACAATCCGTTCTCGAGCTCGCAGGGCATGGGCTCGCGCCCGGCACAGCCCCGACCGGGCAACAACCCGTTCTCGAGCTCGCAGGGCATGGGCCAGCGCCCGAGCCCCAGCCCCGGCAACATCCCGCGTCCGCAGGCTCCGCGTCCCGGTTCGCCGCGACCCGGCGCTCCGCGTCCGGCAGGTGCAGGCGGCCGCCCCGGCGGCGGCGGCGGATTCCAGCGTCCGGGCGGTGCAGGCGCAGGCGCCGGTGCCGGCGCACGTCCCGGCGGTGCCGGTGGCGGCTTCCAGCGCCCCGGTGGCGGCACGGGCTTCGGTCCTCCGCGTCCCGCAGGCGGAGGCGGCGGTCGTGGTCGCGGCCCCGGCGGCGGCACGGCCGGTGCATTCGGTCGCGGTGGCGGCAAGAGCAAGGCTCGCAAGTCGAAGCGTACGAAGCGGCAAGAGTTCGAGATGCGGGAGGCCCCGTCGCTCGGCGGCGTGAGCGTTCCCCGCGGCGATGGCAACACCGTCATCCGACTCCGTCGTGGCGCGTCGATCTCCGACTTCGCCGACAAGATCGACGCGAACCCCGGTTCACTCGTCACGGTGCTGTTCCACCTCGGTGAGATGGCGACGGCGACCGAGTCGCTCGACGAGGCCACCTTCCAGGTGCTCGGTGAAGAGCTCGGCTACAAGATTCAAGTCGTCTCGCCCGAAGACGAAGACCGCGAACTCCTCGAGGGCTTCGACATCGACCTCGACCAAGAGCTCGAAGACGAGACCGACGAAGAGCTCGAGCAGCGGCCCCCCGTGGTCACCGTCATGGGTCACGTCGATCACGGTAAGACCCGACTCCTCGACGCCATTCGCAATGCGAACGTCGTCGCGGGCGAGGCCGGCGGCATCACCCAGCACATCGGTGCCTACCAGGTGCGCACCGAGCACGAGAGCCGCGAGCGTGCGATCACCTTCATCGACACCCCGGGCCACGAGGCGTTCACCGCCATGCGCGCCCGCGGTGCGCAGGTGACCGACATCGCGATCCTCGTGGTCGCGGCCGACGACGGCATCATGCCGCAGACGGTCGAGGCCCTGAACCACGCACAGTCGGCCAACGTGCCGATCGTCGTCGCGGTGAACAAGATCGACAAGCCCGACGCCAACCCCGGCAAGGTGCGCCAGCAGCTCACCGAGTTCGGCCTCGTGGCCGAGGAGTACGGCGGCGACGTCATGTTCGTCGACGTGTCGGCTCGCGAGAACATCGGCATCCAAGACCTGCTCGACGCGGTGCTCCTCACCGCCGACGCCGGTCTCGACCTGCGCGCGAACCCCAACAAGGATGCGCGAGGCGTCGCCATCGAGGCGAAGCTCGACAAGGGCCGCGGTGCGGTTGCGACCGTGCTCATCCAGTCGGGAACGCTGCGCGTCGGCGACGCGATCGTCGCGGGCACGGCCTATGGCCGAGTGCGTGCGATGGCCGACGAGAACGGCGACGCCGTGCTCGAGGCCACGCCGGCACGCCCCGTGCAGGTGCAGGGCCTCTCGAGTGTCCCGCGCGCCGGTGACACCTTCCTCGTGACGGAAGACGACCGCACTGCGCGCCAGATCGCTGAGAAGCGTGAAGCCGCCCAGCGCAACGCCCAGCTCGCGAAGGCACGCAAGCGCATCTCGCTCGAGGACTTCACTCGTGCGCTCGAAGAGGGCAAGGTCGAGGCGCTCAACCTCATCATCAAGGGTGACGTTTCGGGTGCCGTCGAGGCGCTCGAGGAGTCCCTCATGAAGATCGAGGTCGACGACTCGGTGCAGCTGCGCATCCTCCACCGCGGTGTCGGTGCCGTCACCGAGAGCGACATCGACCTGGCGACGATCGACAACGCGATCGTCATCGGGTTCAACGTGCGCCCCGACGTGAAGGCGCGCGAGCGCGCCGCCCGTGAGGGCGTCGACGTGCGCTTCTACTCGGTCATCTACAACGCCATCGACGACATCGAGAACTCGCTGAAGGGCATGCTGAAGCCCGAGTTCGAAGAGGTGCAGTCGGGTGTCGCCGAGATCCGCGAGGTGTTCCGCTCCTCGAAGTTCGGCAACATCGCCGGTGTCATCGTGCGGTCGGGAACGATCACGCGAAACGCCAAGGCACGCGTCATCCGCGACGGCGTCGTGGTCGGCGACAGCCTGGCGATCGAGTCGCTGCGTCGCTTCAAAGACGACGTCACCGAGGTGCGTACGGACTTCGAAGCCGGTATCGGCCTCGGCAAGTTCAACGACATCCAGGTCGGCGACGAGATCGAGACCATCGAGATGCGGGAGAAGCCCCGCGTGTAG
- the rbfA gene encoding 30S ribosome-binding factor RbfA: protein MADPARARKMADRIKEIVAKRLDKGLRDPRLGFVTITDVRVTGDLQHASIFYTVYGSEAERKDSARALTAATGMLRSEVGRNITARLTPSLEFIPDAIPENAEHIESLLREARTRDAEVTVLASNAEFAGEPDPYVKPRDLDDDDDFDDEALEDLEGSEDDGEDLGDHAELGGPR from the coding sequence ATGGCGGATCCGGCACGGGCCAGGAAAATGGCCGATCGCATCAAGGAGATCGTTGCGAAGCGACTCGACAAGGGCCTGCGCGACCCCCGCCTCGGGTTCGTGACGATCACCGACGTTCGCGTCACGGGCGACCTGCAGCACGCGAGCATCTTCTACACGGTCTACGGCTCGGAAGCCGAGCGCAAGGACTCGGCGCGCGCACTGACGGCCGCGACCGGGATGCTGCGCAGCGAGGTTGGTCGCAACATCACGGCGCGCCTCACGCCGTCGCTCGAGTTCATCCCCGACGCGATCCCCGAGAACGCCGAGCACATCGAGTCGTTGCTCCGCGAGGCGCGCACGCGCGACGCCGAGGTCACGGTGCTCGCGAGCAATGCCGAGTTCGCAGGCGAACCCGACCCCTACGTCAAGCCGCGCGATCTCGACGATGACGACGACTTCGACGACGAGGCCCTCGAAGACCTCGAGGGTTCTGAAGACGACGGCGAAGACCTCGGCGACCACGCCGAGCTCGGCGGGCCCCGCTGA
- a CDS encoding LysR family transcriptional regulator has product MCKYAEVPALTQHGPPASPDDLLVLLAVARAGRFTTAGAELGLNHTTIARRIGALEAALGGRVLARGVAGWVLTPLGEHAVSAAEGVERALGSLSPDAPSLSGVVRLSATDGFSGFIASPAIVEVRRAHPDVSLEIVAATRRAAQQRVGVDLEVVVGRPHVHRAEAIHLADYALGLYASREFLERRGIPRSLDELNGAPLVYFIESMLQVDALDEARRSTLGMLDAVSSTNVYVHVDATRAGAGFGLLPAFLADQHDDLVRLFTDEIDERLPYWLVCRPEALRQPTVLAFIGALHARIAAVSEELLGNGRRH; this is encoded by the coding sequence ATGTGCAAGTATGCAGAAGTGCCAGCACTCACCCAACACGGTCCCCCGGCGAGTCCCGACGACCTGCTCGTGCTGCTCGCCGTCGCCCGCGCAGGTCGCTTCACGACGGCTGGCGCCGAGCTCGGCCTCAATCACACGACCATCGCACGGCGCATCGGCGCCCTCGAGGCCGCGCTCGGCGGCCGCGTGCTCGCTCGAGGCGTGGCGGGCTGGGTGCTCACCCCCCTCGGCGAGCATGCGGTCTCCGCGGCCGAGGGCGTCGAGCGCGCGCTCGGCTCGCTCTCGCCTGACGCGCCGAGCCTCTCCGGCGTCGTGCGGCTCTCCGCCACCGACGGCTTCAGCGGCTTCATCGCGTCGCCGGCGATCGTCGAGGTGCGCCGCGCCCATCCGGATGTCTCGCTCGAGATCGTCGCGGCAACGCGCAGAGCCGCCCAGCAGCGCGTGGGCGTCGATCTCGAGGTCGTCGTGGGCCGCCCGCACGTGCACCGCGCCGAGGCGATCCACCTCGCGGACTACGCGCTCGGGCTCTACGCGAGCCGCGAGTTCCTCGAGCGCCGCGGCATCCCCCGGTCGCTCGACGAACTGAACGGCGCCCCGCTCGTGTACTTCATCGAGTCGATGCTGCAGGTCGACGCCCTCGACGAGGCGCGACGTTCGACTCTCGGCATGCTCGATGCGGTGTCGAGCACGAACGTCTACGTGCACGTCGACGCGACTCGCGCGGGTGCGGGATTCGGCCTCCTGCCGGCGTTCCTCGCCGATCAGCACGACGACCTCGTGCGGCTGTTCACCGACGAGATCGACGAGCGGCTCCCCTACTGGCTCGTCTGCCGTCCAGAGGCGCTCCGCCAGCCGACAGTGCTGGCGTTCATCGGTGCCCTCCACGCGCGGATCGCCGCCGTCTCCGAGGAGCTCCTCGGCAACGGCCGTCGTCACTGA